From Phycisphaerae bacterium, a single genomic window includes:
- the tmk gene encoding dTMP kinase, protein MVLKEKLAGRFIVFDGPDGSGKGTQIELLTRKLVGEGLPVVCTRDPGGTAIGDQIREILLHRNLLTAMDVRCETLLFMASRAQLVGEVIGPAVREGKTVLCDRFVSATCAYQGAAGYDVRKIIELGRFAVGDLWPQLTFVLDLPADEGLKRVGRRQDKTTGARHDAMEARPIDFHRRVREIFLKLPGLYPGRVEIVDGGGSPDDVHQRITEVLKRVVF, encoded by the coding sequence GTGGTACTCAAAGAGAAACTGGCGGGTAGATTCATTGTTTTTGACGGTCCTGACGGCTCGGGCAAGGGCACGCAAATCGAGTTGCTCACCCGCAAGCTGGTGGGCGAGGGTCTGCCCGTTGTTTGCACCCGCGATCCGGGCGGCACCGCCATCGGCGATCAGATCCGCGAGATCCTGCTGCACAGGAACCTCCTGACCGCGATGGATGTCCGCTGTGAGACACTCCTGTTTATGGCATCGCGGGCCCAGCTTGTAGGTGAGGTGATCGGCCCGGCCGTCCGTGAGGGCAAGACCGTCCTTTGCGACCGGTTCGTATCGGCAACGTGCGCGTATCAGGGAGCGGCCGGGTACGACGTCAGGAAGATCATTGAGCTGGGACGCTTCGCGGTGGGGGACCTCTGGCCGCAGCTCACCTTCGTTCTTGATCTCCCGGCCGATGAAGGTCTCAAGCGGGTCGGGCGGCGGCAGGACAAGACGACCGGTGCTCGCCACGACGCGATGGAGGCCCGGCCGATCGATTTTCACCGACGTGTCCGCGAGATCTTCCTGAAACTGCCCGGGCTTTATCCCGGCCGCGTCGAGATCGTGGACGGCGGGGGCTCACCGGACGACGTTCACCAGCGCATCACGGAGGTGTTGAAACGTGTCGTTTTTTGA
- a CDS encoding class I SAM-dependent RNA methyltransferase has product MDLKTSTTIRLTCAPGLAPLLETEVRQLGWPITSVDDAGINTTGTLIDAMRLNLHLRTAFYVLYLIDEFPCQTPEDLYRHVSFLEWEKLLPSDGYLSIISRTDTPAINNWTYATMKAKDAIVDRLAEKTGRRPDSGPQRNRCVINLYWRKDHCWIYLNTSGQKLSDRGYRRIPHKAPMQETLAAGVILSTGYDGSMPLVNPMCGSGTLAVEAALIATNRPPGLLRSNFGFMHTLGFDRDIWDRLRAEARKQRSKSPPAPIIATDIDEAALQAARKNAMTAGVEHLIQFEKCDFADTPLPPSPGIVILNPEYGERMGQVSELEGTYKRIGDFFKQRCPGWTGYVFTGNLDLAKKIGLKANRRIPFFNAKIECRLLKYELYEGSRRTNAR; this is encoded by the coding sequence ATGGATCTGAAAACATCCACAACCATTCGGCTCACCTGTGCCCCCGGATTGGCACCCCTGCTGGAAACCGAGGTTCGCCAACTGGGCTGGCCGATCACATCGGTGGACGACGCCGGAATCAACACCACCGGCACCCTGATCGACGCCATGCGTCTGAACCTGCATCTGCGAACCGCGTTCTACGTGCTGTACCTGATTGATGAGTTTCCCTGCCAGACGCCCGAAGACCTGTACCGTCACGTTTCTTTCCTGGAGTGGGAAAAGCTGCTTCCCTCTGACGGGTACCTGAGCATCATTTCCCGAACGGACACTCCGGCGATCAACAACTGGACCTACGCGACGATGAAGGCCAAGGATGCCATCGTGGACCGACTGGCCGAGAAGACGGGTCGCCGTCCGGACTCCGGGCCCCAGCGGAACCGGTGTGTGATCAACCTGTATTGGCGAAAGGATCATTGTTGGATCTATCTGAACACCTCAGGGCAGAAGCTCTCCGATCGCGGTTATCGCCGGATCCCGCATAAGGCCCCGATGCAAGAGACGCTGGCGGCCGGCGTCATTCTGTCGACGGGCTATGACGGCTCAATGCCGCTGGTTAACCCGATGTGCGGCAGTGGTACGCTGGCCGTCGAGGCGGCATTGATCGCCACGAATCGTCCGCCGGGACTGCTGAGAAGCAACTTCGGTTTCATGCATACCCTGGGGTTTGACCGCGACATCTGGGATCGGCTCCGCGCCGAGGCCCGCAAGCAGCGGTCCAAGTCCCCGCCGGCCCCGATTATTGCCACGGACATCGATGAAGCCGCCTTGCAGGCCGCCCGCAAGAACGCCATGACCGCCGGTGTCGAGCATCTGATCCAGTTCGAGAAATGCGACTTCGCCGACACGCCCCTGCCGCCGAGCCCCGGAATCGTCATCCTTAACCCTGAGTACGGTGAGCGGATGGGCCAGGTCAGCGAGCTTGAAGGCACCTACAAGCGAATCGGCGATTTCTTCAAGCAGCGCTGTCCCGGATGGACCGGATACGTGTTCACCGGCAATCTGGACCTGGCCAAGAAGATCGGCCTGAAAGCCAACCGTCGGATCCCGTTCTTCAATGCCAAGATCGAATGCCGATTGCTCAAGTACGAGTTGTATGAGGGAAGCCGAAGAACAAATGCCCGGTAG
- a CDS encoding HIT domain-containing protein — protein sequence MAEFSRNLWAPWRMEYIRSLGGDRPDNGCFLCRYAATPQADGENHVIWRGSCCLTAFNSFPYNSGHLLVAPLGHVADLDLMDDVSLSELMCQIRDAKRLLTAVLAPQGFNIGMNFGKCAGAGLPGHLHVHIVPRWEGDTNFMPVVGDTRVIPESLAAIHDRMKAAAADLGLPGIRG from the coding sequence ATGGCAGAGTTCAGTCGCAATTTGTGGGCTCCCTGGCGCATGGAGTATATCCGTTCGCTCGGCGGCGATCGGCCGGATAATGGCTGTTTTCTTTGCCGGTATGCCGCTACCCCCCAAGCCGACGGCGAGAACCACGTAATCTGGCGCGGCTCATGCTGCCTGACGGCATTCAACAGCTTTCCGTACAACTCCGGACATCTGCTCGTGGCTCCCCTCGGGCATGTGGCCGATCTGGACTTGATGGACGACGTTTCGCTGAGCGAGCTGATGTGCCAGATCCGTGATGCCAAGCGCCTCCTGACGGCCGTACTTGCCCCGCAGGGGTTCAACATCGGAATGAATTTCGGAAAGTGCGCCGGTGCGGGCTTGCCTGGCCATCTTCACGTTCACATCGTTCCTCGTTGGGAGGGAGACACGAACTTCATGCCCGTCGTGGGCGACACCAGAGTGATCCCCGAAAGCCTTGCGGCCATCCACGATCGAATGAAAGCCGCGGCCGCCGACCTGGGTCTGCCGGGAATTCGCGGATGA
- a CDS encoding formate--tetrahydrofolate ligase produces the protein MDSDLGIAQSAKLLPIHEITARLGLLDEEVEPFGRYKAKVRLSAIERLGEEQIGKYVVVTGITPTPLGEGKTVTTVGLAQALARIGKRAACCIRQPSMGPVFGIKGGAAGGGYSQVLPMEDLNLHLTGDMHAVNSAHALLSALIDTTMVKGNPGRLDPMKVVWRRCVDMNDAALRDIVVGLGGHGFPRETGFDLTSASEVMAVLALARSLKDLRHRLGRIVIGYTNQDIPVFAEAIRAAGAMTALLRDAIMPNVLQTIEHVPAFVHAGPFANIAHGNSSILADEIALRCVDYVITEAGFGADMGFEKFCNIKCRVSGRAPDAAVLVVTVRALKAHSGQYRVVPGRPIDQTIFRPNVENLRAGLPNMEKHLENVGKFNLPCVVAINRFPTDSDEEIAAIAEAARQAGAFEVAVSEVHARGGGGGQALAEAVVKAANAPGRAPFRMLYEDNWPVKKKIETIVKEIYGGEGVDYEPTANAAIESLTRLGFGNLPVCMAKTQYSLSHDPTRLGRPTGFRVPVRDVRLAGGAGFLTPLVGTIQTMPAFGRHPAAMDIDVDEDGRITGLF, from the coding sequence ATGGATTCCGATCTGGGGATTGCACAGAGTGCCAAACTGCTGCCGATACACGAGATCACCGCGCGGCTTGGTCTGCTGGATGAGGAAGTCGAACCGTTCGGCCGATACAAGGCCAAAGTCCGGCTGTCGGCGATCGAGCGCCTCGGAGAAGAGCAAATCGGCAAGTACGTCGTCGTGACGGGCATCACTCCCACGCCGCTCGGTGAAGGCAAGACCGTCACAACGGTCGGGCTGGCCCAGGCCTTGGCGCGCATCGGAAAGCGCGCCGCGTGCTGCATCCGACAACCATCCATGGGGCCGGTCTTTGGAATCAAAGGAGGCGCCGCCGGCGGCGGGTATTCGCAGGTCCTGCCGATGGAGGACCTGAACCTCCATCTCACCGGCGACATGCACGCAGTCAACAGCGCCCACGCCCTGCTCAGCGCCCTGATCGACACGACGATGGTGAAGGGCAACCCCGGCCGCCTGGATCCGATGAAAGTGGTGTGGCGCCGCTGCGTGGACATGAACGATGCGGCACTACGGGACATCGTGGTGGGGCTTGGGGGCCACGGTTTTCCGCGGGAAACCGGCTTTGATCTGACCAGCGCCAGTGAGGTGATGGCCGTGCTGGCCCTGGCCCGTTCACTCAAAGACCTGCGTCACCGTCTCGGTCGGATCGTCATCGGCTACACCAACCAGGACATCCCCGTCTTTGCCGAGGCGATCCGCGCCGCCGGGGCCATGACCGCCTTGCTCAGAGACGCGATCATGCCCAACGTCCTTCAAACCATCGAGCACGTTCCTGCGTTCGTGCATGCCGGACCGTTCGCCAATATCGCCCACGGCAACAGCTCGATCCTGGCCGACGAAATCGCCCTTCGTTGCGTCGACTACGTCATCACCGAAGCAGGTTTCGGCGCGGACATGGGTTTTGAGAAGTTCTGCAACATCAAGTGTCGGGTCTCGGGCCGAGCGCCGGACGCGGCGGTGCTGGTGGTTACCGTCCGGGCACTGAAGGCCCACAGCGGCCAGTACCGCGTGGTGCCCGGCCGTCCAATCGATCAGACCATCTTCCGGCCAAACGTCGAAAACCTACGGGCCGGTCTGCCCAATATGGAAAAGCACCTCGAGAACGTGGGCAAGTTCAATCTTCCGTGCGTCGTGGCAATCAACCGCTTTCCGACCGACAGCGACGAGGAGATCGCGGCCATCGCGGAGGCCGCGCGCCAGGCCGGGGCTTTCGAAGTGGCCGTCAGCGAAGTCCATGCCCGCGGCGGCGGCGGTGGGCAGGCCTTGGCTGAGGCGGTGGTCAAGGCTGCAAACGCACCTGGCAGAGCTCCCTTCCGCATGCTCTATGAGGACAACTGGCCCGTCAAGAAGAAGATCGAAACCATCGTCAAGGAGATCTACGGCGGAGAGGGGGTCGACTATGAACCAACGGCCAACGCGGCCATCGAGTCGCTGACACGGCTGGGCTTCGGCAACCTGCCGGTCTGCATGGCCAAGACCCAGTATTCGCTTTCACACGATCCCACTCGCCTCGGCCGCCCCACCGGGTTCCGCGTACCGGTCCGCGACGTTCGTCTGGCCGGCGGCGCGGGCTTCCTCACGCCGCTGGTCGGCACGATTCAGACCATGCCTGCCTTCGGGCGCCACCCGGCCGCGATGGACATTGACGTCGACGAAGACGGACGGATCACCGGACTGTTCTGA
- a CDS encoding DNA polymerase III subunit, translating to MSFFDVRHQNRAHRVIQRALDSRRMPHAYLFAGPEGVGKEMLAMRLAKLLLCGSPRRVPMPEEIFAEELDGREDMPTQSRGHGTREAVDACGQCQDCILVDAGTHPDLFLIYRRLNKHHPDGTIRKQKALVLGVEIIRYFLIEPAGRKPSRGRAKVFVVREAERLNESAQNALLKTLEEPPPDTFIILLTDALDRMLPTTRSRCQQVLFQSLPGEFVADRLKALRPKAGAEQVTYAARHAGGSLGGALRMIDDGLFELKRSWGDRLVKLRNDAGIAPNELAKPFVEDAGLLARCAAERDPEMSDTDASRVGLQMLLAALADFYMDALRRRCGAAMVPVNEDQPAVIDCLSDMSERALRGCLKHLADADSSLGRNANIELTIEAMFIGLSQGRTLAQAGSRAH from the coding sequence GTGTCGTTTTTTGACGTTCGACACCAGAACCGGGCCCACCGCGTTATTCAGCGGGCGCTGGACTCCCGGCGCATGCCACACGCGTACCTGTTTGCCGGGCCCGAGGGCGTGGGCAAGGAAATGCTCGCCATGCGCCTGGCGAAGCTGCTGTTGTGCGGATCGCCCAGGCGGGTGCCGATGCCGGAAGAGATCTTTGCTGAGGAGCTCGATGGCCGAGAAGACATGCCCACGCAAAGCCGTGGACATGGCACCCGTGAAGCAGTGGACGCCTGCGGGCAATGCCAGGACTGTATCCTCGTCGATGCCGGGACCCACCCCGACTTATTCCTGATCTATCGCCGGCTCAACAAGCACCATCCCGACGGCACAATCCGGAAGCAAAAGGCCCTCGTTCTGGGCGTCGAAATCATCCGATATTTCTTGATTGAGCCTGCGGGCAGAAAACCAAGCCGCGGGCGTGCCAAAGTGTTCGTGGTTCGCGAGGCGGAGCGCCTGAACGAGTCGGCCCAGAACGCGCTGCTCAAGACGCTTGAAGAGCCCCCGCCGGATACGTTCATCATTCTTTTGACGGATGCCCTCGACCGGATGCTCCCAACGACGCGGTCGAGATGCCAGCAGGTACTCTTTCAGTCGCTGCCCGGCGAGTTTGTGGCCGATCGTCTGAAAGCTCTTCGGCCCAAGGCGGGGGCCGAACAAGTGACCTACGCCGCCCGCCACGCGGGGGGCAGCCTCGGGGGGGCGCTCAGGATGATCGACGACGGCTTGTTTGAGCTGAAACGCTCCTGGGGCGACCGACTCGTCAAGTTGCGGAACGACGCCGGGATCGCCCCCAACGAGTTGGCCAAACCTTTCGTGGAAGATGCCGGCTTGCTGGCCAGGTGCGCGGCGGAGCGCGACCCCGAAATGTCTGATACGGACGCGTCTCGCGTCGGGTTGCAGATGCTCCTGGCAGCCCTGGCGGATTTCTACATGGATGCCTTGCGGCGGCGTTGCGGTGCGGCTATGGTGCCGGTCAACGAGGATCAGCCGGCTGTGATCGACTGCTTGTCCGACATGAGCGAGCGGGCCTTGCGCGGTTGCCTCAAGCATCTGGCGGACGCCGATTCGAGTCTTGGCCGCAACGCGAACATCGAGTTGACGATCGAGGCCATGTTCATCGGTCTTTCGCAGGGCCGAACGCTCGCACAGGCCGGCAGCCGGGCTCATTGA
- a CDS encoding alginate export family protein, with translation MFDNMYLKYKKAFGLPLTITAGRQDLPFAWLTGDGTPLDGSRTFFVDGVRFEYDAEDIKTKFDVAWFEVDAQWDHWFPRIANKRVPALATEQDEQGVMVYVTNKSLAKTQIDGYFFYKHNEAELIPVRNNPNTDEPRRSGDNADIYTFGGRVAGDITDNWKYDVQLAGQFGQRDGRDICALGTLNSLTYHFNDKYKNQVYLEYEFTSGDDPSTRGTDERFDILWGRYPRWTEGYGFSYGIENRIWDLGNTHRVGPGWRCKPTKDMDLGLYYQFLFADENTYAGRAGFSNSGCFRGQILVPYFKYVFNKHAFLRVMPEFVFPGNYYTDARNDPLTFLRLELNLTW, from the coding sequence CTGTTTGACAACATGTATTTGAAGTACAAGAAGGCGTTCGGACTGCCGCTGACCATCACCGCGGGCCGGCAGGACCTGCCGTTCGCGTGGCTTACGGGTGATGGGACTCCGCTGGATGGATCCAGGACGTTCTTCGTGGACGGGGTCCGCTTCGAATACGATGCCGAAGACATCAAGACAAAATTCGACGTCGCGTGGTTCGAAGTGGACGCCCAGTGGGACCACTGGTTTCCGCGGATCGCCAACAAGCGCGTCCCGGCCTTGGCCACGGAGCAGGATGAGCAAGGCGTGATGGTATATGTGACCAACAAGTCGCTGGCCAAGACTCAGATCGACGGGTATTTCTTCTACAAGCATAACGAAGCCGAGCTTATCCCCGTCAGGAATAACCCGAATACCGACGAACCGCGTCGGTCGGGCGACAACGCAGACATTTACACCTTCGGCGGCCGCGTTGCCGGTGACATTACGGACAACTGGAAATATGATGTCCAGTTGGCCGGCCAGTTCGGCCAGCGTGACGGGCGCGACATCTGCGCGTTGGGCACGCTCAACAGCCTGACCTATCATTTCAATGACAAATACAAGAACCAGGTCTACCTGGAGTACGAGTTCACCTCAGGTGACGATCCCAGCACTCGGGGAACGGACGAGCGTTTCGACATTCTGTGGGGCCGGTATCCAAGATGGACGGAAGGCTACGGATTCTCATACGGTATCGAGAATCGCATCTGGGATCTGGGCAATACGCATCGCGTCGGCCCCGGCTGGCGATGCAAGCCGACGAAGGATATGGACCTGGGTCTGTACTACCAGTTCCTGTTTGCCGATGAGAACACCTACGCTGGAAGGGCCGGGTTCAGCAACAGCGGCTGCTTCCGCGGGCAGATTCTGGTGCCGTACTTCAAGTACGTCTTCAACAAACATGCGTTCCTCAGG
- a CDS encoding acetylxylan esterase, whose translation MRRIVLSTTVFLWAAGACAAQSAAHSDSDPRWSDWPDTDTVFKPTKYGSLDEWKKRREWLRGQVRFAAGLDPEPPRTPLNAKVFGKIEHDDYTIEKAYFESMPGVLVCGNLYRPKNASGKCPAVACPHGHWDKGRITHEERGSIPARCITLARLGAVVFAYDMVGYNDSGKQFEHRAAVWNEPSNALWGFSILGLQTWNSIRVIDFLQSLPDVDPQRIGVTGASGGGTQTFILSAIDDRVSVAAPVNMISSTMQGGCICENAPLLRIGTDNMDIGALFAPKPLLMVSATGDWTKLTPQVEFPMIRHIYELYGAADRVVNVHVDAEHNYNKSSREAMYRFFGKHLLGRPDADSLKEGDIRVDKDEDMLVFAKDAPPANTLTFDEFRQHWKDLCRRQIEAMRPESAESAQKLGDFVRRALGYMVGSRFPKAGEAVRKELSSTTDQLWPCKECVYVRDSRPVRVTEVSSMMASDGRGHRVTIIVPAEGLAVLEGMKTAKAGDGSQTLELIRRRANLSDRVLVVEPFGLRKPATQPAPGRGATKFFTCFNRTDPAEAVYDIVTVLGMVMNEDRTRRVTLVGFGKMGPLCLVARAMVPDEPVEEKNVACIVDMNEFDEGADDAYLKHLDIPGIRRIGGLQAVSAAAATGPMYLFNTGGKFDGTWTQKAGEVHKASVRVEREAVGFEEISTAINKLSEP comes from the coding sequence ATGCGACGAATCGTGCTTTCGACGACGGTGTTCTTGTGGGCGGCTGGTGCCTGTGCGGCTCAGAGCGCGGCTCACAGTGATTCAGACCCCCGATGGTCCGATTGGCCGGATACCGACACGGTGTTCAAGCCGACAAAGTACGGCTCGCTGGACGAGTGGAAAAAACGGCGGGAGTGGCTGCGCGGGCAGGTGCGGTTCGCTGCCGGGTTGGATCCGGAGCCGCCGCGGACGCCGCTGAACGCCAAGGTCTTCGGCAAGATCGAGCACGACGACTACACCATCGAGAAAGCGTACTTCGAGAGCATGCCGGGGGTGCTGGTGTGCGGCAATCTTTACCGGCCGAAGAACGCTTCCGGCAAGTGCCCGGCGGTGGCCTGTCCCCACGGACACTGGGACAAGGGACGCATCACCCACGAGGAACGCGGATCGATTCCCGCACGATGCATCACCCTCGCTAGACTTGGCGCGGTCGTATTTGCCTATGACATGGTCGGGTACAACGACAGCGGCAAGCAGTTCGAGCATCGAGCGGCCGTCTGGAATGAACCCTCGAACGCGTTGTGGGGCTTCAGCATTCTCGGTTTGCAGACCTGGAACAGCATACGGGTGATCGATTTCCTGCAGTCGCTTCCGGATGTCGATCCGCAGCGGATCGGCGTAACCGGAGCCTCGGGCGGCGGGACGCAGACGTTCATCCTGTCGGCGATTGATGATCGGGTTTCCGTGGCCGCACCCGTGAACATGATCTCCAGCACCATGCAGGGTGGTTGCATCTGCGAGAATGCGCCGCTGCTTCGGATTGGGACCGACAACATGGATATCGGGGCGCTCTTTGCCCCCAAGCCCCTGCTGATGGTCAGCGCCACCGGCGACTGGACCAAGCTCACGCCGCAGGTCGAGTTCCCGATGATCCGCCACATCTACGAGTTGTACGGCGCCGCCGATCGGGTGGTCAATGTCCACGTCGATGCCGAGCACAACTACAACAAGTCCAGCCGCGAGGCGATGTACAGGTTTTTCGGCAAGCACCTGCTCGGCCGGCCGGACGCGGATTCTTTGAAGGAAGGCGACATCCGGGTGGACAAGGACGAGGACATGCTGGTCTTTGCCAAGGATGCCCCGCCCGCGAACACGTTGACGTTTGATGAGTTTCGGCAGCATTGGAAGGACCTGTGCCGCCGGCAGATCGAGGCGATGAGGCCGGAGAGTGCTGAAAGTGCCCAAAAACTCGGCGACTTCGTGCGACGTGCATTGGGTTACATGGTCGGCAGTCGCTTCCCGAAGGCTGGTGAGGCCGTTCGCAAGGAGCTCAGCTCCACCACAGACCAGTTGTGGCCCTGCAAGGAGTGCGTCTACGTTCGGGACAGCCGGCCGGTGCGTGTAACAGAAGTGAGCTCGATGATGGCGTCGGATGGCCGTGGGCATCGTGTAACGATCATCGTGCCGGCCGAGGGGCTCGCGGTGTTGGAGGGGATGAAGACTGCAAAGGCCGGCGACGGATCACAAACACTCGAGCTGATACGGCGCCGGGCCAACCTGTCGGACCGCGTGCTGGTGGTTGAGCCTTTCGGTCTCCGCAAGCCGGCCACCCAGCCCGCTCCCGGCCGTGGGGCGACGAAGTTCTTCACCTGCTTCAACCGGACGGACCCGGCCGAGGCGGTGTACGACATTGTGACCGTGCTGGGAATGGTCATGAATGAGGACCGTACCAGACGGGTGACTCTGGTCGGGTTCGGCAAGATGGGACCGTTATGTCTCGTCGCCAGGGCGATGGTCCCGGACGAGCCCGTCGAGGAGAAGAACGTGGCCTGCATCGTTGATATGAACGAGTTCGACGAGGGAGCCGACGACGCGTATCTCAAGCATCTCGATATCCCAGGCATCAGGCGAATCGGCGGACTGCAGGCGGTTTCGGCGGCGGCCGCGACCGGACCGATGTATCTGTTCAATACCGGTGGCAAGTTCGATGGAACCTGGACGCAGAAGGCCGGCGAGGTTCATAAGGCGAGTGTTCGCGTGGAGCGGGAGGCGGTCGGCTTCGAGGAAATCAGCACCGCGATCAACAAACTGTCCGAACCGTGA
- a CDS encoding formylglycine-generating enzyme family protein yields MSTSRMLIGFCVLAAGLLGGTAVAVVPADFDGDGDVDSVDLDLFEDCATSPGVPWAIGCDDKDLDADGDVDQADFGIFQRSLGSGVPMVLIPGGEFVMGDSFDEGNADELPRHVVYVDAFYMDRYEVTNQQYADALNWANSQGNLITVTGGVVYKYGGDAGYPYCDTTASSSGSRITWDGMTFGVTPGRENHPVVRVSWYGAAAYANWRSAMQGKAPAYDLSTWNCEWNGGYRLPTEAEWEKAARGGAAETRFSWSDSNDIRHSRANYYSDWSDGVPYYPYDKSPTQGYHPAFDTGAPPYTSPVGYFAANDYDLCDMVGNVWEWCNDWSSGTYYGSSPYSNPTGPSSGTYRVLRGGAWDYDAFHCRVACRYGFGPAYRSFYIGFRLVLDSP; encoded by the coding sequence ATGAGCACGTCTCGAATGCTGATAGGGTTTTGCGTTTTGGCCGCCGGCCTGCTCGGCGGTACGGCCGTGGCTGTGGTTCCGGCAGACTTCGACGGCGACGGCGATGTGGATTCCGTGGATCTTGACCTTTTTGAGGACTGCGCTACAAGCCCCGGGGTGCCTTGGGCAATCGGGTGTGACGACAAGGATCTGGATGCCGATGGGGATGTGGACCAGGCAGACTTTGGCATCTTCCAGCGGTCCTTGGGTTCGGGCGTGCCTATGGTCTTGATCCCTGGCGGCGAGTTCGTGATGGGCGATTCGTTCGATGAGGGCAATGCCGACGAGCTGCCTCGGCATGTGGTCTATGTCGACGCTTTTTATATGGATCGCTACGAGGTCACCAATCAACAGTACGCTGATGCCCTCAACTGGGCGAACAGCCAAGGCAACCTCATCACCGTGACCGGCGGCGTCGTCTACAAGTATGGCGGCGATGCCGGCTACCCGTATTGCGATACCACCGCCAGCTCCTCCGGCAGCCGGATTACCTGGGACGGCATGACGTTCGGCGTGACGCCTGGAAGAGAAAACCACCCAGTAGTCAGGGTTTCCTGGTATGGTGCGGCGGCCTATGCCAACTGGCGAAGCGCGATGCAGGGCAAGGCGCCGGCGTACGACCTGTCCACGTGGAACTGCGAGTGGAACGGCGGTTACCGACTTCCGACCGAGGCCGAGTGGGAGAAAGCGGCTCGCGGCGGCGCGGCCGAGACTCGGTTTTCATGGAGCGACAGTAACGACATCCGGCACTCCCGGGCAAACTATTACAGTGATTGGTCCGACGGCGTTCCCTACTACCCCTACGACAAAAGCCCCACTCAGGGGTATCACCCGGCCTTTGATACGGGCGCGCCTCCGTACACCAGCCCGGTAGGCTACTTCGCGGCCAATGATTACGACCTCTGCGACATGGTGGGCAACGTCTGGGAGTGGTGTAATGACTGGAGCAGCGGAACGTACTACGGCAGCAGTCCGTACTCCAATCCGACCGGTCCAAGCAGCGGCACGTACCGTGTTCTTCGCGGGGGAGCTTGGGACTACGACGCATTTCACTGCCGGGTTGCGTGCCGCTACGGCTTCGGTCCGGCCTACCGAAGCTTCTACATCGGCTTCCGCCTGGTCCTGGATTCTCCGTGA
- a CDS encoding secondary thiamine-phosphate synthase enzyme YjbQ, with amino-acid sequence MKSHRKELWFNTPRRRDYINITDQVSEAVRESGVREGLCLVNAMHITASVYINDAESGLIADYDDWLEKLAPHEPVSQYRHNRTGEDNGDAHLKRQIMGREVVVAITAGQLDLGPWEQIHYAEFDGRRKKRVLVKIIGD; translated from the coding sequence ATGAAATCTCATCGTAAGGAATTGTGGTTCAACACTCCCCGTCGCCGCGACTACATCAACATCACCGACCAGGTGTCCGAGGCCGTCCGGGAAAGCGGCGTCCGCGAAGGCCTCTGCCTGGTCAACGCCATGCACATTACGGCCAGCGTGTACATCAACGACGCGGAGTCGGGACTCATTGCCGACTACGACGACTGGCTGGAAAAGCTCGCCCCGCACGAGCCCGTTTCGCAGTACCGCCACAACCGGACCGGCGAGGACAACGGCGACGCCCACCTCAAGCGTCAGATCATGGGCCGCGAGGTGGTCGTGGCCATCACCGCCGGGCAGCTTGACCTCGGCCCGTGGGAACAGATCCACTACGCCGAGTTCGACGGACGGAGAAAGAAGCGCGTGCTGGTAAAGATCATTGGGGACTGA
- a CDS encoding GIY-YIG nuclease family protein, whose amino-acid sequence MPCVARAKLERSRAGTGRIQAKQGGHKRSSGKAGRPSRYAGASTDWVCMKYVYLIESVSHPGKRCVGSSTDFRQRLAEHNAGKSPHTSEYRPWRAVVVLRFHDDRKAEAFEEYVKQGSGHAFAKRHLW is encoded by the coding sequence ATGCCCTGCGTAGCGCGAGCGAAGCTCGAGCGAAGCAGGGCGGGCACAGGCAGAATCCAGGCGAAGCAGGGCGGGCACAAGCGGAGCTCGGGCAAAGCAGGGCGACCCTCGCGCTATGCAGGGGCTTCGACCGATTGGGTGTGCATGAAGTACGTGTACCTGATCGAGAGCGTCTCACATCCCGGGAAGCGCTGCGTGGGTTCGAGCACCGACTTCAGGCAACGCCTGGCTGAGCATAACGCCGGGAAGTCTCCGCATACCTCTGAGTACAGACCCTGGCGGGCGGTGGTTGTCCTTCGATTCCACGACGATAGGAAGGCAGAAGCCTTCGAGGAGTATGTCAAGCAGGGCTCTGGCCACGCGTTCGCCAAGCGGCATTTGTGGTAA